In Deinococcus puniceus, one genomic interval encodes:
- a CDS encoding universal stress protein, which yields MTLLPITPVPPTPLPATTVLVGYTQDQAGREALALGRLLMGQTEAHQTKAGQLIVCTVVPEVWNHPSLSAVDQEYARYLDEHAQETLASARNLLQDVPQVQVQYLKHAAKSTTAGLSEAAAQAGADVLVVGSARSNGGRLSLGSVSGELLHLSSLPVALAPQGFEPQPGQVVTRLSCAYAGTEVSNSTVLEALRLAGRLGVPLRVVAFAVRDRQMYPSLAGYKAENMIVDAWRERTKSALERLQEQLAGHSPPISVALADGESWEEALGQVDWHPGEVLALGSSRMGILARVFLGSNASKIIRASPVPVLVLPKVG from the coding sequence ATGACCCTGCTGCCCATCACTCCAGTGCCCCCAACTCCGCTGCCCGCAACAACGGTGCTGGTGGGCTACACCCAAGATCAGGCGGGCCGGGAAGCTTTGGCGCTGGGCCGCCTGCTGATGGGCCAGACCGAGGCGCATCAGACCAAGGCCGGACAACTGATCGTCTGCACTGTCGTCCCCGAAGTCTGGAATCATCCGTCTCTGAGTGCCGTGGATCAGGAATACGCCCGGTATTTGGATGAACACGCCCAAGAAACGCTGGCGAGTGCTCGGAACCTGCTGCAAGATGTGCCGCAGGTGCAAGTGCAATATCTCAAACACGCGGCCAAGTCCACCACCGCAGGCCTGAGTGAAGCGGCGGCACAGGCCGGGGCCGATGTATTGGTGGTCGGCTCAGCCCGCAGCAACGGCGGACGCCTGAGCCTTGGCAGCGTTTCGGGCGAACTGCTGCACCTGTCGAGCTTGCCGGTAGCGCTGGCCCCGCAAGGATTTGAACCCCAGCCCGGTCAGGTGGTTACCCGGCTCAGTTGCGCCTACGCCGGAACCGAAGTCTCGAACAGCACCGTGCTGGAGGCGCTCCGGCTTGCGGGGCGTTTGGGTGTGCCGCTGCGGGTAGTGGCGTTTGCCGTGCGAGACCGCCAAATGTACCCCTCGCTGGCGGGCTACAAAGCTGAAAACATGATCGTGGATGCTTGGCGGGAGCGCACGAAATCTGCGCTGGAGCGGTTGCAGGAGCAGTTGGCCGGACACTCGCCGCCTATCAGCGTGGCCCTCGCAGACGGCGAATCTTGGGAAGAGGCATTGGGGCAGGTGGACTGGCACCCCGGTGAAGTCTTGGCGCTGGGATCAAGCCGGATGGGAATTTTGGCCCGCGTCTTCCTCGGCTCGAATGCCAGCAAAATTATTCGCGCCTCGCCTGTGCCCGTGCTGGTGTTGCCGAAAGTGGGGTGA
- a CDS encoding BrnT family toxin, translating into MNFDWDFSNLEHIARHKVEPEEAEEVLADPAVLSVAAHRGPRGQPRFGSLGATEIGRVLVIFSELRGHKIRVVTARPATAEELSCYENEE; encoded by the coding sequence ATGAACTTTGACTGGGATTTCTCCAACTTGGAACACATTGCCCGGCACAAAGTCGAGCCGGAAGAGGCGGAGGAAGTCTTGGCCGATCCTGCGGTGCTGAGTGTCGCCGCCCACCGAGGGCCGCGAGGCCAGCCACGTTTTGGCTCACTGGGAGCTACGGAAATAGGGCGCGTGCTGGTCATCTTTTCAGAACTTCGGGGCCATAAAATTCGGGTAGTGACGGCGCGGCCTGCCACTGCCGAAGAACTCAGCTGCTATGAGAATGAGGAGTGA